The genomic region GCGAACAGATCGTCCTCCTTACCTGATGCAGCGGGGGGGCCCGGTGTGCCCCGGGCCAGCACGTAGTGCTCGGTGGCCCGGGCGGCCTGCCCGTCCCCGTTGACCAGGGCGAAGAAGAAGCCGTCGACGGTCATCTGGGTGCGATGCGCCCGCATCGCCTCGACCTTCGCGGCGAAGAAGTCGGGGGCCTCGATCCTCGTGGTGACCTTGGCGTCAGGAACCGACAGGAGCATGTCCGAGGGCATGCTGATCCCCTCGGGTGCGGTCTTCGCGAGATCGGACCGCCACAGCTGATCGACCGCGGCATCGACCGCGGCCCGCGACAACGCCGTCTCGTACAGCTTCGAGACCTGCCATGGTTCGCCGGCCTGAGGTGCGAAGTCCGGGTCGGCGGCATCGTCGAAGGCCCGGACGGTCACGTCGTGCGCGCGGATGTGGTCCGGATGCCCGTAGTCCCCGATCGCGTCGTAGGTGACCATCACCTGCGGGCGGACCTCCCGCACGATCCGTACCAGCGCCTCGGACGCCGCCGTCAGGTCAGCCCGCCAGAAGGATCGCGGATCCGCGTTCGAGGGGCTGGACATCATCCCGCTGTCCCGCCAGCGGCCGGCGCCGCCGAGGAAGCGGTGATCGGTGACCCCGAGCGCGGCGCAGGCCCGCTCCAGCTCACCGATCCGGTACCCACCGAGCTGGTCCGCGTGGTCGGCCCGCAGATTGATCAGCTCGGGGATCAGTACCTCGCCCATCTCTCCCAGCGTGCAGGTGACGAGGACGACCCGGGTATCACGATCGGCGGCGTAGTGGGCCATCGTCGCCCCGGTTGCGATCACTTCGTCATCCGGATGGGCGTGCACGAACAGAACACAGCGTTCGGGCGCGGTGACGGCACCAGGACCAGCAGACACGGAACCGACCCTACGAGCGGTCGTCGGGGTTCGCACCTCGATGTCCCGCCGGTGCCGGCCGACCATGCGAGGGCCCCGCCGACCACGCTGCCTAGCACGTTGTCAACCACGCTGTCAACCACGCGAAGGCGAGGTGGACACATGAACATCACGCCGCGCAGCGCCGACCGGGCGTGGGCCGACGAGGCCATCCGCAGGGTCGAGGCCGACGCCAACCGGTCCGCCGACACCCACCTGATCCCGCTGAACCTGTGGCCGGCGGACCGGGGTGTCGACGTCTACCTGAAGGACGAGTCCTCCCACCCGACCGGCTCGCTGAAGCACCGGCTCGGGCGGTCGCTGTTCCTCTACGGGCTGTGCAACGGCTGGATCCGGGAGGGTACGACGATCGTCGAGGCGTCGTCGGGCTCCACGGCGGTCTCGGAGGCGTACTTCGCCCGCATGCTCGGGCTGCCCTTCATCGCGGTGATGCCGGCCCTGACGAACGGCCAGAAGATCGCGCTGATCGAACGCGAGCAGGGGCGATGTCATCTCGTCGAGGACGCCGGGTCGGTCTACTCGGAGGCCAGGCGTCTCGCCGAGGCCGCGGACGGGCACTACATGGACCAGTTCACCTACGCGGAACGGGCGACGGACTGGCGCGGCAACAACAACATCGCCGAGTCGATCTTCAGTCAGATGGCGCTCGAACGCCACCCGGTTCCCCGCTGGATCGTCGTCGGAGCCGGCACCGGGGGCACCAGCGCCACGATCGGGCGGTACCTCCGATACCGCCGCCACGACACCAGGCTGTGCGTCGTCGACCCGGAGAACTCCGTGTTCCACCGGTTCTGGTCGAGCGGGGACGGCCGGCCCCTCGCGGGCACCTCGCGCATCGAGGGGATCGGCCGCCCGCGCGTGGAGCCGAGCTTCCTGCCCGCGGTCATCGACCGGATGATCGCTGTCCCCGACGCGGCGTCCATCGCCGCCATGCGGTTGCTGGAAACGCTGACCGGCCGCAGGGCAGGCGCGTCGACCGGGACGAACCTGTGGGGCACGGTGCTGCTGGCCTGCGAGCTGGCGTCCGCGGGCCGCCACGGCAGCGTGGTCACGCTGATCTGCGACGGCGGGGAACGGTACGCCGACACCTGCTACTCCGAGTCGTGGCTCGCGGCGGCCGGCCTCGACCCGCGGCCCTTCACCGAGATCCTCCAACGCGCCACGGCCGCCGGCAGGTGGCCGGACTGACGGCGGCTGTCCTGTCACACGCCTGTCGTGCGGCGGTGATTTGTTCGCGGAGAATGTCACCATGGCCGGCGTGACGGGCGAAATCCTCGATCAGGAGCAGGTAGACAAACCGCAGGCTGACATCGCCGGCACGGGGGTGCGCCCTGGTGTCGTCGAGCTCGAAGTCCGCGGCGATCACGCGGGAACGCTCGCTGGCACGCTCGAACTCGGCGATCACGTCGGCCAGCGCTTCGCCGTCGGCGACGACGAAACTGCCGTCGTCACCGGTGGCGTAGCCGTCGCAGGCGGACTCGTCCAGGCCGAGCAGGGTGCGTTGGAACCAGATGCGCTCGGCGGTGGCGGCGTGTTTGATCAGCCCGATCGGTGTGGTCAGGGAGACGACCAGGCGCCGCCGTGCGTCGGTCTCGGACAGCCCTCGCGCGGTGTCGATGAGTGCTTGCCGGTTGCGGTCAAGCAGGCTCTCCAACATGAGACGTTCGGGTCCAGTGGTCAGGCGGGGCCAGATGAACATCAATTGTCCAGCTTTCTGAGTCGAAAGGACATCAACAGACCGGCTCGTCGTCTTCGCCTGAACGGGACAGCGGCGATGCGCGACCCGGGTGCTTTCACCTGTCCGGCTCCGCCCGACCGAGCGCGGCGCGCAG from Frankia alni ACN14a harbors:
- the mshB gene encoding N-acetyl-1-D-myo-inositol-2-amino-2-deoxy-alpha-D-glucopyranoside deacetylase; its protein translation is MFVHAHPDDEVIATGATMAHYAADRDTRVVLVTCTLGEMGEVLIPELINLRADHADQLGGYRIGELERACAALGVTDHRFLGGAGRWRDSGMMSSPSNADPRSFWRADLTAASEALVRIVREVRPQVMVTYDAIGDYGHPDHIRAHDVTVRAFDDAADPDFAPQAGEPWQVSKLYETALSRAAVDAAVDQLWRSDLAKTAPEGISMPSDMLLSVPDAKVTTRIEAPDFFAAKVEAMRAHRTQMTVDGFFFALVNGDGQAARATEHYVLARGTPGPPAASGKEDDLFAGLVP
- a CDS encoding PLP-dependent cysteine synthase family protein, whose translation is MNITPRSADRAWADEAIRRVEADANRSADTHLIPLNLWPADRGVDVYLKDESSHPTGSLKHRLGRSLFLYGLCNGWIREGTTIVEASSGSTAVSEAYFARMLGLPFIAVMPALTNGQKIALIEREQGRCHLVEDAGSVYSEARRLAEAADGHYMDQFTYAERATDWRGNNNIAESIFSQMALERHPVPRWIVVGAGTGGTSATIGRYLRYRRHDTRLCVVDPENSVFHRFWSSGDGRPLAGTSRIEGIGRPRVEPSFLPAVIDRMIAVPDAASIAAMRLLETLTGRRAGASTGTNLWGTVLLACELASAGRHGSVVTLICDGGERYADTCYSESWLAAAGLDPRPFTEILQRATAAGRWPD
- a CDS encoding DinB family protein, which translates into the protein MFIWPRLTTGPERLMLESLLDRNRQALIDTARGLSETDARRRLVVSLTTPIGLIKHAATAERIWFQRTLLGLDESACDGYATGDDGSFVVADGEALADVIAEFERASERSRVIAADFELDDTRAHPRAGDVSLRFVYLLLIEDFARHAGHGDILREQITAARQACDRTAAVSPATCRRPWRVGGSR